The DNA region ACATTATTTATCTTCGGTCTTTGTGTTGGGTTAATTACTAAGTTGTTCGTTGGTTATTGAATCTCTTTGTATGGACTCGTATACAAAGCTCATACTCCTATTAACTTTAAACAAAATCCacaaaaattttctttgttcttcACCAAGCAAATCTCCATCTTATTAGAACATAATCCACCGTTGGATTTTGTACCGCTTCTAAAGTTGGAAGGTTTGAAGGAAACGTAAAGCCTTCTATTCATTTCCCTTTCCCCCCTTTCTTCCTTCACCTTAACCATTTCTATCCAAACATGCCCTTAAATCTGTGGACATAATTAAGCACATTTTGAATCAGCTGAGCTTATAGAACTTTATCTCTTAAGGCCTCATTTCCACCCATGACTATCGTATTAATCTGCAGAATATGCATGCTTCTGTGCCACATTGCTGCATTTATTTCTCGGCTCTATCTTGTTATTccttatgtatattttttttgttattacttGAACTGTTTCAGCTTCTAAGAAAAGAACATCATTGATGAACGCGTTTCTTTTATAGTCCTTCATTTATGTACTTGCCTATAGTTTAGTAGATTTCCATCTGATATTAGAACTGTATAATTCTTGTGGTGCTGTGCTATGCTGAAGGGGGTTGTTGTGATTGACTTCTTTATAACTTAATGTAGAAACTGAAAACTCGACACGTCAAAAATGACTGCAACCCGGAATGGAACGATGAATTGACTCTTGCAATTTATGATGTGGATGCTCCAATCAATTTGGTGAGTATTGGGATTGATTGACCctgtttcttttcttttgttgcaTCTTTTTTGCTCGAGCTGTTTATAGAAGCAATTTTGTGTCATTGTTTGTGCTGGCTGATTACATTGAAATACCATACTCGTAAACGACATTCATAATATTGAATGCTTCCGCCTAAATATGGTACTACCATTTCAAAACATCAAATTTCgctttaatttcatatttttagaTCCATCGAGAAAAAACTTAACTCAAAGCTCAAGTTGATGCTTATAGCCCTAGGTATGTTATACACTCTATCATACCTCCTTACACGAGAAATGTGGATACTACACATGTCCTCCTCATACATGttactaaatattccacttgtaATGAGGGGTGAATGAGATTTGATTGACTTGTTATACTACGTAAgtaaccaactcaatcaaaagttcaAATCGATGGCTGTAGGCTTGTAGCCCcttgatatattatatactctatcaagaTCAATAGATCATTATTTGGACTAGAATTATGCGTATATTCAATGTTTAGGAAGTACCATATTCTTGAATGCGCTTTGAATGATCTTTTTCTTTACAGATAGTTTATGACAAAGACACATTTACCGCCGATGATGAAATGGGTGAAGCCAGTATTGACATTAAACCATACGTAGAATGTCTGAAGGCAAATTTAGGTGATCTCCCTAGTGGCACGGTTATTGATAAGATTTTTCCGAGCAGGGACAACTGTCTAGCTGATGTTAGCAAAATCATTTGGAAGGATGGAAAATTAGTGCAGGACATGATTCTCAGGCTTAAAAAAGCTGAAACTGGTGAGGTCGAAATCCAAATTGAGTGGGTGAAGGTTCCGGGTTCAGGGTTCTGAAAGCCTTGCACTTTGAGTATGCCAGACGTTGAGTACTGTGCACCTGCTAATCTGTTATAGACTTGTGTGTTAGTTCTAAGCCGTTTGGGGCGGTTTTTCTAATGTACAGTTTTTACTGAGTTTAGGCTGTTGTATGTTAACCTGTTGTAGGTTATGAATAAGCGTTTGAGCTGTAAAATAAGGTTGTAAAATAAATTGGATGCCCTGCATGTACCTCTGGATCTGAATCTATGGTGCTGTTTGACATTTACATTGTTTCATTTTGTGGCAAAATATTCAGACTTTTTAACTTAGTTTTACTAGCATGATTTTTATGACCATATATATTtactaatatatacaaaaataatccaattgtaatatataaatacacaattatcataaaaatataatgttttttttttaacttaggGACTTCATCAGGCTTTATGTATAGGAGGGCACATGGTTTCGCCCAAACAAGCGTATATGTCGATTCAAACTTCACCTTATACTTTCTTTCACTCCTCTCTTGCTCTTCTAAGCTACACGGgatttaaatttgattaaattatAAAGGATAAAATGGACGGTTGAGTTTGCAAGcgtaaatgttttattttgccCTCGCTATTGTGTAGTTATAGTGATATAGGTACTCCTCTGTCTCTTAATTTCCTTTACGAAACAATAGAGCAAATTTAAATGGACGAATAAAAAGAGGAACACTTCTATTAACACACAAACACAGTAACTCAGGTTGTCAGGCAACAATAATTGCCTTTCAATAAGATAACATGTTACACTCTACATTCTTAACTAGAAGTATTTACAAATGTTCCACCTATCCCTATTAACAGATATAACAGTCTTAACAAAGCATATTCTTCACAAAAGTTGAATAGCATTTTACAATATTCCTAGTTGTCTTCGAACCCTATAATTTGTAGGGTTCTACAAAAAGAATAGGCCGAGCTTGAGCGTAATGCATGTACTACTGGACTACTCAAGAAGCTTGTTGCAAGTGCCAACGCCAACAGCTGCAGCAAGATGCCAGGCCGCATGAATGAATGGAATTTGTGGGAAAACATCATCAGCAACAAATAATACACCTCCTAACAATGAACATGCTTTGTGCACATTGTGGACCATTCTTAACTCGGGGTCTTTTATAGCTCTTTGCGCAAACGCTACCTGAAGGGATAGATGATCAACCGAGGTTAAACTGCGGCAAAATTTCAAAGGGTAAATATGTGAAGCATTTGCATAATATAATGAACTGTAGTAAATTGGTTCATCAAATCCaatgcacttcttatttatgtaaagttgctGATGATGTTTACTAACAAAGgtcaatcaaaaacaacctctctattatcactaacaagtgTATAACAAAGGTACAGTTTCGTACATCCGACGCCTCCAAACCCAGTGTGGGAGCCATTTAATGACATTGGGgcaaataaaatgaaatgagTTGCATATTAAGAGGTCAATATTTAGTTTGAAGAAATCTCATAGTAGGCAATTCAAGACTGTTATCTACTTGCTCTTCTTTGAGGCGGCCATGGACTAAGGGAAGTTTGGAGGCGGATCAGGGTCGAAAATAAGGACCTTTTGGGACGACCTTAAATGGGTCAATCCTGGTTAGGGCCAGTTCAAGGTTCGCTCAGCTGGCGCGCGGCATATTTTAATGTTCAAATGTTAATCATATAAAATGATGGTGTGCTGCATTATATAGGGGGTAATAACCAACTAGACCAGACGTTATATGGGCATCCATGAGGAAGTTATTTTCACTAATTTGTAGCCCACACAGGCACATATACAACATATCTTTTGTCTACGGAAATTACACACCCCCTCACATATTCCATATTTGGTTGTCCCAATTATAAGGTTTTACTAGTCACCTATATATTCAACCTAATTTATTCCATGAAACCATACTTCAATGTGTTTACACCATCCCTTCCGTCAAATAACCAAACATTTAACACATTCACACCATCCAATCCTCATACCGATCCTACAATTTTCACAAAATGAGTCAAAAACACTGGTAATAAATAATTTGGAACAGTTGGAGTAAATATATGTTCATCTTTTTTAGTCACGTAATGTAAAAGAAAATCTTTTTTGTAAAACAGAAAATAGGACAACAAAATGTAACaaacaaaagtgaaaaaacagAAAGCACAGATGGTGATAAAAGTCCAAGGAAGCTGGGACAATTATCCATAACTAATCAAGATTTAGCAGAGGGATCAAAGAGTTGGAAATTACCTCCATCAAACCAGTATGAACAACTGAAACCATGAGTGGTTGGAAGGGTAGACACACAGCAGAAGCAGCCATCAGAAGTTTTGGATGTTCACTCCTGAGTGCTCTTGAAAGACACTGCAAAAAATACGCATCAATTGAGTGGTCTGTGGACAAGAAATACACTACTATCATACTTGCAAAACACGGTAATTAGATCTAGGCTGATGATCCTTTACTGAAATGTTTGGTGGGCAATCATATCAGTTTCCTCATAGCTGTAATACGGAGAAGAGCCAGCCTGAGTGCCTGACAATTCACACCTCTGGCAGCTTGCAGAGCAGCCACTTTTAGAGATAGCATTGATATCATTGATGTACTCACATATTATCACAAAGTCGAGAAAAGTGCAGCTAATCGGAATAGATAGCATTTCAGGTCAAACTCACCACAGTCGTAGTTGCTATCATAGTATAATCAACCCATCTCAAAAACTTCCTGATTCTGCCCCTAGAACAATGATACAAGCTTGAGGCTAGTCCAACTCCAATTAGAGAATTAGCATACATTCTGGAGTTCAGGTTTTTTCTACACCACAACATACAAAAGGAATAGGGCACTATAATGTGATTTCAGAGTCGGACAGAAGATACCATCAAAAGAGGTTCAGAACCTACCTCGGTGCATGGACACCAAGTGCGATGAATGGGAGAGAAGTGACAACATTAGCAACTGTTTCGGCGACGGTTTGATCACCTACGGGTAAAAATGCATGGCTGTGAGTGCCCTCATTCACCTTGAATGAAATACAAAACCAAGAAAAGAAATTCAAAAGAAGAATTTGTAAATACCAGTAAGGCAGCAGTGAACGGGTCTGAAACGGTAAGATATATGTTGCTGCACACGTCTGATTCCAAACAAGCAGTAATATTGTTAGCGTTAATTCAAGTTTCTATGAACAAAAATCGCAGAAAATTTTAGCATTTCAAGTTGAAATCATGCagataaaataaacttgaaggTAAGTGTTTTGTATAAGGAATATAATTTTTTCGCACTCACTCCATTAATATATGTCGGTTGTTTCTAGAATTTGAATTTTTACAAATCGTCCTTTGGTCCCCATGTTGAGTGACCTCTTCAACAACAAATGGAGCATGTGGCACCACCTGCACTCCATGTACACCTTCTAATGCTCTATTTGAACTCATTGTACTCTGGGGACCCATCCTAGCCTATTTGCTAATCATGAACTGCCTACCCACAAGAATTTGCAGGTAGCAGTCAGAAAACAAATATTGCCACAGGAAACTTATGAAGTCAAATTGCAGGAAGAGCTTGAAATCCAATTTCCTGTGAGTAACACATAAGAGGAAAATTCACTAAATCATTCTTTATGAAAattctaaaagaaaaaagaattaacGATTAGAGAAACAAATAATCACTTAATCATGATGAAATTGCTACACAAGTTCTCCACTGCAGTTCACTAACTTCAGCAGAAACAATTTCCGTCAACAATGATGAGAGATGTCAATATTAAGAGGTTTAAAACTAATGAAATAAAGATAAGGCACACTTATTTCATCAAAACATTGAGCTCTTTTTTTCTTAgaattttcttttctatttagCCATTTTATTCTTTACGGAATACTAGAAAATCTCGTTATCAGTCAGTTAACTACTCACTCGAATGTCacatatatgaatattattctAGCATAATTTATCCAAAATTGTCCCATTCCATGTTGCATAAACAActcaaaaccaaccaaaaagCATATATGATCTCTTGGCCAAATCTTGATTGACAAATAGCTCATCTTCAAGCTAACTCAAACACAAAAATAACCACAACTctcaacaacaatgtcaaagccttaatcaCAAAATATTAGAGTCATGTACCAATAAATTCAATCCCAATGGTCATCCATATAGAATCTCCGCCTTCAATTATTTCGATTATCTACCATCTCAATTCTCAACCCATAAAATCATCTCTCAAccaatgcttaaaaacctatttAATCCCCCTCCAATCGTACATAACCCAACAACTAAAAAAGTTTcccaaaacaaacaatgttgaGTTGCCAAAAATTGAACTATACCATGATCATAGCTTATTAAATACTATCAATTGTTGGAAGAACAAGCAAGGAACGTAATTACTAAACTATGACTTCTTCAATGACGCAAGCATTTTACCCACACAACCCCGAAATTCCCTCTTATAGtttatcaattttcaattaattaacaTCAAAGTCATAAGGCAATCAAAATCCAATCACATATCATAAATTAATTCAAGTCAAAATAGACACCCAAttgttgcttaattaattacaagaaataaagtaaTCTTTATACAATAAAAGTAGTAAAAAGAAACCCAACAACTAAAAAAGGGTCAATGAGGATAGTAAAGATCAATCAAGCACAAAATTGATATTATCAaagaatcaaaacaacaaagaaaatcagagaaattaagagaaaaaaaaaacctgagTTAAGAGTGAATCCAAAACCCAGAAACTTGGAATGAGCTAACTAGAATGAATTATTATAGTTCTGAatcaattgaaatttataatttgtataATTGTAAAGGAAAAGGTATCAAAAATGGAGGTAAAAGGGTATCAAAAAAGAAGGGAATAGACAATACTGGAAGAGATGCGGATAAAGTTGCAAGGGTTAGAGAATCTTCTCATGGACGAAGGAGTGTCTCCAGCATATTCGCTGTCTAGATTTCCAACCAAAGACAATTGTTGACAAGCATTGTTAGTTGTAGCCACCTTTTTCACTTTATAGGTgtgtttttcatgttttttttctataaaatataattatgaaaatatcatttttagatgattagtaattaaaaattttaattttaagttattttgttaaattttattctttaaatatcaagttggtttttattttcgtatatttgtgGTAAAAGCTATTTATATGATGCGACAAGAAATAAAAGGTAGaaaaatttgaatatgatttttataattatatataagtaatttttttattgctttAAAAAAGGCATATGACAATATATCAATGGAAGTATATCTGTGAGATACGGAAAGCATATTAATATAgcctaatatatatatttcgATAAAAAACCAATATTTAAGCAGATAAGGATCGATAAAAGATTTTTAGTCATTGTTATTGGTCTAAAGTCTAAACTTTAAATCAAGGTTATGCTTTGGGCTCTACAATACTTGCAGTGGACAGTGGTGGTAGATGCCTAGAGGAGATGACAAGAACTGTCAAAGGAGAAGTTGTATGGAGCATATCATTCATTGGTTTATGACTTTGTATCAACTAAAATAGACATAAGGTCAATATTGAAGCAAACGTTCTAAACTAACTTGAAGTAAGACATAATAAATAGAATGCTAATTTAAATCAGGGTAGTTGAGACGTGCATATTAAGATAGATGTGTTAATATATCCTCTATATAAcatagaattcaaaattaaacctATAAAAAGGTCTTGAAGTTGTATATATTGGATATTGATTATTGAAGATAAATTGAGAGAACATTTCTTTAAGTTGTGCATTATTATACTTCTATAAGATAAGGACCGAACAACATACTCTTTGGTAGCGATCTCTCACATTAATTTCTCTAGTTTCATATAGTTTGAGCCTTAGGGTATTAGCTTGGGAGCAACGCATCAATTGCCAATCATAAATTCTTGAATGAGTCGGTTCTATCGTGCGACgcactctatatatatataggttaaatagcgcaacaaatacaaattattagcatattaaGTTTTCGTTTTGAGCTCATCTCGCCTAGAGACGGTTTCCCAAAAGAGTAGCTAATTGCCAATTGCCAAACAAGGAGATCGGGCTCGAGTTGAACCCACTTGAATACCTGTGATTCTGTGAAGCTTTAAAAAGTACCCAACCTACACAAATTGATTGAATTTCCACCCAATTCTTCTGTAACTAAAACGAACACGAAGTACAGGGAGAGAAAAAGACGCGCAATAATGAAAAGAATAAAAGACTTGTAAAAGAATTGATTAGGCTAAAGAAAGTATACACATCTCCAACATCAACCTGCTTTGTACAATTTACACACGACACATCTGAATTGTATCATGTACAATTCAGAGAAAAGAATAAACAAAAATGGGGAGGATTAGAAAATTCGTCTCACAGCTTGTTAGATACATCAGCTGCAACTCGAGCGTTCCGTCAATAGAAAGGGTGAATGATGTGACTTCCGGTTCCAAATGTACAAAGAGATGCTTGCCCCACTCTGATGAAATAATAAGATCTGCTCTGTCCAACAGAATATTTAGGGTTCCCAAAACTCAACTGCGTAGCCCCTTTCCCGTCGAGTGAAGGGGGGAAAAGAATCAAAGAATCAATGTAAATGGGGCTTCGGCAGTCAACCACGTTTACTTTGCAGTATCAAAAAGTGAAAAATAACCCACAAatgtgattttgattttgatcacGTCCCAGACGTTAATCTTGAATCTTCTGATTTACTGACATTGACACGGCACATACAATCCGGACATGGGAAACTGTAAATTGAATCATTTGGCCTTTTCAGCTCAAAACCCTTCGAATCACTATGCGATCGCATGTTTAACATATGCCTCTTGAATGTTTTCCATCTGATTATTCTCACATATGTAGCAAAGATGTATGTTAGCAGATTTGTACAATAACTTTGCAACTACAGTAGTAAACATACTTCAgctgatattaaaaaaataataaggttTTTCCTAAAAGTCCAGAGATTCAAGCACCTTTTTCACTCTACAAGAATTCAATGATAACAAGTATTTAGGCCAATAAAGATGTGCGAAGTCCCTCTAGATTTCATCCCGCAGTAAGTCAAGATACCCGAGTATTAACAAGGCAAAATGCGTATTCAAACTTAAGCCACCACAGGACAAATGATGgtatctctctctctctctctctctctctctctctctctcatcaAGGGGCCAAACTCTATCACAATCTACGGCTCCATCACTTGTCCTCTGCGGACGGACAACATCAACTTAAGAAGACAGCATTATTGTTGTTTCTAGTTAGGTTACGAGCAATTTTAATTTTCAGCTTCTTATTAttgtacaattaaaaataatttag from Amaranthus tricolor cultivar Red isolate AtriRed21 chromosome 3, ASM2621246v1, whole genome shotgun sequence includes:
- the LOC130808940 gene encoding protein C2-DOMAIN ABA-RELATED 7-like encodes the protein MANVIGLLKIRVIKGINLVVKDANSSDPYVIVSMGSQKLKTRHVKNDCNPEWNDELTLAIYDVDAPINLIVYDKDTFTADDEMGEASIDIKPYVECLKANLGDLPSGTVIDKIFPSRDNCLADVSKIIWKDGKLVQDMILRLKKAETGEVEIQIEWVKVPGSGF
- the LOC130808939 gene encoding uncharacterized protein LOC130808939, which codes for MGPQSTMSSNRALEGVHGVQVVPHAPFVVEEVTQHGDQRTICKNSNSRNNRHILMERVQQHISYRFRPVHCCLTGDQTVAETVANVVTSLPFIALGVHAPRKNLNSRMYANSLIGVGLASSLYHCSRGRIRKFLRWVDYTMIATTTVCLSRALRSEHPKLLMAASAVCLPFQPLMVSVVHTGLMEVAFAQRAIKDPELRMVHNVHKACSLLGGVLFVADDVFPQIPFIHAAWHLAAAVGVGTCNKLLE